The following are encoded in a window of Diorhabda sublineata isolate icDioSubl1.1 chromosome 3, icDioSubl1.1, whole genome shotgun sequence genomic DNA:
- the LOC130442203 gene encoding centrosomal protein of 97 kDa, whose amino-acid sequence MENSLETLDLSNKKLKKLNKPNCTESQIKILILDDNELQRLDNIDSFTKLQKLSIVRNQLLRMYGVCRLHSLHTLDLSYNGILNIEGMKDLTCLKWLNLAGNSIKTIEHLQTNVNLEYLDLSENSITHITDLSFLKNIKELYLHKNKIDHLNQCDKFLPTSLTVLTLANNNIQDLNEISRLVNLTNLTKISIANNPCVDMTGSNIGFDYRPFIVNWCLNVNVIDEYVVDAIESLRAEWLYSQGRGRHYRVGDHKELVQYLATVCPLTGETLETEEDKKLRLILSKAQHHQKQLREQTFTNDPRDINRKRKSPERMSASCFSSLSDTSNFSLMSQSLDPALLRLNMMSRPTSNEGSEQLNSPLKALSKNVPVPESLMSPDCHPFIELQNKKNQISMVPKICMPQNELNASEFNINKTVPINKNKICDNLRKVGSPSPIRHKINTKEMIPSNPTKMNKKTSILRNRSISSDDESEMFDSKLQTIQMKVEERLQKEDLNNQCNGEDRVEHAAICIQKTWRGYYTRNKNKQIQEMFKELQHKRANQYIQKLATDMETTKIALESERKIQMLQTEAISALWKKISSLQTNDAEATSAKNLNLSMNNSEVVKELAHSCTLLQSQIQQLQTSMQDIVKVMTVFSQSPNINQQLKDGIATQTEIIAVHTPQDETSKYFPFQKQICQLRPSSLPLVIHQRKKENAQLSGSSNSVDTLTSELTQYAGSLVDGVIKTVSESKVDVTNTSEITITGNEKKN is encoded by the exons atgg aaaactcGTTGGAAACTTTGGATTTGTCAAATAAAAAActcaagaaattaaataaaccaAATTGTACCGAGTctcaaattaaaatcttgattttaGATGATAATGAATTACAACGCTTAGATAACATTGATTCTTTTACAAAACTACAGAAG TTGTCTATTGTCAGAAATCAATTATTACGGATGTATGGAGTCTGCAGACTCCATTCATTGCATACTCTGGATCTCTCATACAATGGCATTCTCAATATTGAGGGAATGAAAGATCTTACATGTTTAAAATGGTTGAATTTAGCTGGTAATAGTATTAAG actATCGAACATCTGCAGACAAATGTTAATTTGGAATATTTGGATTTATCAGAAAATAGTATAACTCACATAACAgatttatcatttttgaaaaatatcaag gaattatatttacataaaaataaaattgaccaTTTAAATCAATGTGACAAATTTTTACCTACAAGTTTAACAGTACTAACACTGGCCAATAACAATATACAGGATCTTAACGAAATTTCTAGGCTTGTTAATTTAACCAATTTGACTAAAATTTCCATTGCTAATAATCCTTGTGTCGACATGACAGGCAGTAATAT AGGTTTTGATTACCGTCCATTTATTGTAAATTGGTGCTTAAATGTCAATGTTATAGATGAATATGTGGTGGATGCTATTGAAAG TTTGAGAGCAGAGTGGCTGTATTCTCAAGGAAGAGGTAGACATTACAGAGTAGGTGATCATAAAGAACTAGTTCAATACCTAGCAACTGTATGTCCTCTTACTGGAGAAACATTAGAAActgaagaagataaaaaacttCGGCTAATATTAAGTAAAGCACAACATCACCAGAAGCAATTAAGAGAACAAACGTTTACAAACG atCCAAGGGATATTAATCGAAAAAGAAAATCACCAGAAAGAATGTCTGCTAGTTGTTTTAGTAGTCTTAGTGACACCAGTAACTTTTCTTTAATGAGCCAGAGTCTAGATCCAGCATTACTGAGGTTGAATATGATGTCCCGTCCAACGTCGAATGAAG gttcCGAACAATTGAATAGTCCTTTAAAAGCCCTTTCTAAAAATGTACCCGTCCCAGAATCTCTAATGAGCCCAGATTGCCATCcatttattgaattacaaaataaaaagaatcaaatTTCCATGGTGCCCAAGATATGCATGCCTCAAAATGAATTGAACGCATcagaatttaatataaataaaacagttcccattaataaaaataaaatttgtgataatttaaGAAAGGTTGGTTCTCCGTCTCCTATAAGACACAAGATAAATACCAAAGAAATGATTCCTTCAAA CCccacaaaaatgaataaaaaaacatcgATATTAAGAAATCGGTCAATAAGTAGTGATGATGAATCCGAAATGTTTGATTCCAAACTACAAACAATTCAAATGAAAGTTGAAGAAAGATTACAAAAAGAAGACTTAAATAACCAATGTAATGGGGAAGATAGAGTTGAACATGCAGCTATTTGTATACAAAAAACTTGGAGAGGGTAttatacaagaaataaaaataaacaaatccaGGAAATGTTTAAAGAGCTACAACATAAACGAGCCAACCAGTATATTCA GAAACTTGCAACTGATATGGAAACTACAAAAATAGCTTTGGAAAGTGAACGAAAGATTCAAATGTTGCAAACGGAAGCTATTAGTGcactttggaaaaaaatatctagTCTTCAAACTAACGATGCAGAAGCTACATCtgctaaaaatttaaatttatctatGAATAACTCTGAAGTTGTGAAAGAACTAGCACACAGTTGTACGCTGTTGCAATCGCAG ATTCAGCAACTACAAACGTCTATGCAGGATATTGTGAAAGTTATGACAGTTTTTAGTCAAAGTCCGAATATAAATCAACAGTTGAAAGATGGTATTGCAACTCAAACAGAAATTATTGCTGTTCACACTCCACAG gaTGAAACATCTAAGTATTTTCCTTTCCAAAAACAAATCTGCCAGTTACGTCCATCATCTCTACCTCTTGTTATTCATCAGAGAAAAAAGGAGAATGCTCAACTTAGTGGTAGCAGTAATTCTGTGGATACATTAACTTCAGAATTGACTCAATATGCAGGAAGTCTCGTAGACGGCGTTATAAAAACTGTATCAGAAAGTAAAGTCGATGTTACTAACACTTCAGAAATAACAATCACCGGAAACGAGAAAAAGAATTAA
- the LOC130441186 gene encoding endoplasmic reticulum mannosyl-oligosaccharide 1,2-alpha-mannosidase isoform X2, with protein sequence MVENKYDHLTIDLDTQIDKRRKLYLRRTWNKLSKCQKSCLITTTILICSSFLYFFHLNKHTAIISVKEPEDQKYSIKSIIKESKQLDDVNNIYLKQGIVNTEISKPQNRFEGPITLKQKAVADAFKHAWKGYKKFAWGHDHLKPISESYSDWFGLGLTIVDSLDTMFIMGLEDEYREARDWVEHHLNFDINRDVNLFEVTIRVLGGLLSIYHFSKDDLFLKKAIELADRLLPCFASESGIPYSDINLFTRKPHAPKWSPDSSTSEVTTIQLEFRDLSRITGDPKYEYAVDRVSRIIHKLEKKDGLVPIFINANTGQFRSYATITLGARGDSYYEYLLKQWIQTGKTVDYFKEDYLESIEGELLGGGKDFKPKMDHLTCYLPGTLALGVHNGLTNNHWKLAEDILDSCYQTYAMQPTFLAPEITYFNFQGENSKDMYVKPNDAHNLLRPEFIESLWYMYQLTSNTTYQDWGWKIFQGFEKYTKVVNGYTSIGNVRNAANVRPKDMMESFFLSETLKYLYLLFSDNPKLLNLDEYVINSEAHPLPIYST encoded by the exons ATggtagaaaataaatatgatcATCTAACTATTGACTTGGATACTCAAATAGATAAAAGGCGGAAATTATATCTGAGAAGG acaTGGAATAAGttatcaaaatgtcaaaaaagttGTTTGATCACTAcaacaattttgatttgttctagttttttatatttttttcatttaaataagcATACTGCAATAATATCAGTCAAAGAGCCTGAAGATCAGAAGTATAGcataaaaagtattattaaagaatcaaaacaattgGATGATGTAAATAACATTTACTTAAAACAAGGAATAGTTAATACTGAAATTTCTAAACCCCAGAATAGATTTGAAG GTCCCAtaactttaaaacaaaaagCAGTAGCAGATGCATTCAAACATGCATGGAAAGGTTATAAAAAATTCGCATGGGGTCATGACCACTTAAAACCTATATCTGAAAGTTATAGTGATTGGTTTGGACTAGGCTTAACTATTGTTGACTCTTTGGATACAATGTTTATTATGGGTTTAGAAGATG AATACAGGGAAGCAAGAGATTGGGTGGAacatcatttaaattttgatatcaatagggatgttaatttatttgaagTTACAATTCGAGTTTTGGGCGGATTGCTCAgcatataccatttttcaaaagatgacttgtttttaaaaaaagca ATTGAGTTGGCAGATAGATTACTTCCTTGTTTCGCTTCTGAATCTGGCATTCCATATTcagatataaatttatttaccaGGAAACCACACGCTCCTAAATGGTCTCCAGATAGTAGTACATCAGAAGTAACAACCATACAATTGGAATTTAGAGACTTAAGTCGAATTACTGGCGATCCAAAATACGAG TATGCTGTAGATAGAGTATCGAGAATCATAcataaattagagaaaaaagaTGGTTTGGTTCCTATCTTTATTAATGCTAATACTGGCCAATTTAGAAGTTATGCTACTATTACATTAGGAGCGAGAGGTGATAGTTACTATGAATATCTACTTAAGCAGTGGATACAGACAGGAAAAACTGTAGATTA CTTCAAAGAAGATTACTTGGAAAGTATAGAAG GAGAACTTTTAGGTGGTGGTAAAGACTTTAAACCAAAAATGGACCATCTCACTTGTTATTTACCTGGCACTTTAGCATTAGGAGTTCATAATGGGTTAACAAATAACCACTGGAAATTAGCTGAAGATATTTTAGATAGTTGTTATCAAACATATGCTATGCAACCAACATTTTTAGCACCTGAAATTACCTACTTCAATTTTCAA gGTGAGAATTCTAAAGATATGTATGTAAAACCAAATGATGCCCACAATCTGCTTCGACCAGAATTTATTGAGAGTCTTTGGTATATGTACCAGCTTACAAGCAATACTACTTATCAAGACTGGggatggaaaatttttcaaggaTTTGAAAAATACACAAAAGTTGTTAATGGATACACGTCAATAGGAAATGTCCGAAATGCTGCAAATGTTAGACCTAAAGATATGATGGAATCATTCTTTCTATCAGagacattaaaatatttatacttattatttagtgACAACCCTAAATTATTAAACTTAGATGAATATGTTATCAACTCAGAAGCGCATCCTCTTCCGATATACTCAACTTAA
- the LOC130441186 gene encoding endoplasmic reticulum mannosyl-oligosaccharide 1,2-alpha-mannosidase isoform X1: protein MVENKYDHLTIDLDTQIDKRRKLYLRRTWNKLSKCQKSCLITTTILICSSFLYFFHLNKHTAIISVKEPEDQKYSIKSIIKESKQLDDVNNIYLKQGIVNTEISKPQNRFEGPITLKQKAVADAFKHAWKGYKKFAWGHDHLKPISESYSDWFGLGLTIVDSLDTMFIMGLEDEYREARDWVEHHLNFDINRDVNLFEVTIRVLGGLLSIYHFSKDDLFLKKAIELADRLLPCFASESGIPYSDINLFTRKPHAPKWSPDSSTSEVTTIQLEFRDLSRITGDPKYEYAVDRVSRIIHKLEKKDGLVPIFINANTGQFRSYATITLGARGDSYYEYLLKQWIQTGKTVDYFKEDYLESIEGIQKHLLRRTQPNGYAFIGELLGGGKDFKPKMDHLTCYLPGTLALGVHNGLTNNHWKLAEDILDSCYQTYAMQPTFLAPEITYFNFQGENSKDMYVKPNDAHNLLRPEFIESLWYMYQLTSNTTYQDWGWKIFQGFEKYTKVVNGYTSIGNVRNAANVRPKDMMESFFLSETLKYLYLLFSDNPKLLNLDEYVINSEAHPLPIYST, encoded by the exons ATggtagaaaataaatatgatcATCTAACTATTGACTTGGATACTCAAATAGATAAAAGGCGGAAATTATATCTGAGAAGG acaTGGAATAAGttatcaaaatgtcaaaaaagttGTTTGATCACTAcaacaattttgatttgttctagttttttatatttttttcatttaaataagcATACTGCAATAATATCAGTCAAAGAGCCTGAAGATCAGAAGTATAGcataaaaagtattattaaagaatcaaaacaattgGATGATGTAAATAACATTTACTTAAAACAAGGAATAGTTAATACTGAAATTTCTAAACCCCAGAATAGATTTGAAG GTCCCAtaactttaaaacaaaaagCAGTAGCAGATGCATTCAAACATGCATGGAAAGGTTATAAAAAATTCGCATGGGGTCATGACCACTTAAAACCTATATCTGAAAGTTATAGTGATTGGTTTGGACTAGGCTTAACTATTGTTGACTCTTTGGATACAATGTTTATTATGGGTTTAGAAGATG AATACAGGGAAGCAAGAGATTGGGTGGAacatcatttaaattttgatatcaatagggatgttaatttatttgaagTTACAATTCGAGTTTTGGGCGGATTGCTCAgcatataccatttttcaaaagatgacttgtttttaaaaaaagca ATTGAGTTGGCAGATAGATTACTTCCTTGTTTCGCTTCTGAATCTGGCATTCCATATTcagatataaatttatttaccaGGAAACCACACGCTCCTAAATGGTCTCCAGATAGTAGTACATCAGAAGTAACAACCATACAATTGGAATTTAGAGACTTAAGTCGAATTACTGGCGATCCAAAATACGAG TATGCTGTAGATAGAGTATCGAGAATCATAcataaattagagaaaaaagaTGGTTTGGTTCCTATCTTTATTAATGCTAATACTGGCCAATTTAGAAGTTATGCTACTATTACATTAGGAGCGAGAGGTGATAGTTACTATGAATATCTACTTAAGCAGTGGATACAGACAGGAAAAACTGTAGATTA CTTCAAAGAAGATTACTTGGAAAGTATAGAAGGTATTCAAAAACATCTTTTAAGAAGAACCCAACCAAACGGATATGCTTTTATAGGAGAACTTTTAGGTGGTGGTAAAGACTTTAAACCAAAAATGGACCATCTCACTTGTTATTTACCTGGCACTTTAGCATTAGGAGTTCATAATGGGTTAACAAATAACCACTGGAAATTAGCTGAAGATATTTTAGATAGTTGTTATCAAACATATGCTATGCAACCAACATTTTTAGCACCTGAAATTACCTACTTCAATTTTCAA gGTGAGAATTCTAAAGATATGTATGTAAAACCAAATGATGCCCACAATCTGCTTCGACCAGAATTTATTGAGAGTCTTTGGTATATGTACCAGCTTACAAGCAATACTACTTATCAAGACTGGggatggaaaatttttcaaggaTTTGAAAAATACACAAAAGTTGTTAATGGATACACGTCAATAGGAAATGTCCGAAATGCTGCAAATGTTAGACCTAAAGATATGATGGAATCATTCTTTCTATCAGagacattaaaatatttatacttattatttagtgACAACCCTAAATTATTAAACTTAGATGAATATGTTATCAACTCAGAAGCGCATCCTCTTCCGATATACTCAACTTAA